Proteins encoded by one window of Burkholderia plantarii:
- a CDS encoding helix-turn-helix transcriptional regulator produces MSSSRPAPPPLDATPARSLGDFIRAHRERLTPDAIGLPPGPRRRTPGLRREEVAQLCGVSPTWYTWIEQGRQVSASADALARIAVALRLSRAERAYLFELAAQRDPAEPELATADLPDTLVAAVGLVAAPAYVLDRQWNALAWNAPAAALFTGWLDAGHDRNLLRFTFTSSAARTLIVDWDARARRLVAEFRADSIRHLNDAPTRALIDALIADSEAFAHYWASQDVVEREGGERAFDHPRDGRVIYQQTTLKPAHREDLKFVVLVPNGAAGTSTTSAEPR; encoded by the coding sequence ATGAGTTCTTCCCGCCCCGCTCCGCCCCCGCTCGACGCCACGCCGGCGCGTTCGCTCGGCGATTTCATCCGCGCCCACCGCGAACGCCTCACGCCCGACGCGATCGGGCTGCCGCCCGGGCCGCGCCGCCGCACGCCGGGCCTGCGCCGCGAGGAAGTCGCCCAGCTCTGCGGCGTGAGCCCGACCTGGTACACCTGGATCGAGCAGGGCCGGCAGGTGTCGGCTTCAGCTGATGCGCTGGCGCGGATCGCCGTCGCGCTGCGGCTCTCGCGCGCCGAGCGGGCCTATCTGTTCGAGCTGGCCGCGCAGCGCGACCCGGCCGAGCCGGAACTGGCCACCGCCGACCTGCCCGACACGCTGGTTGCGGCCGTCGGGCTGGTGGCCGCGCCCGCCTACGTGCTCGACCGCCAGTGGAACGCGCTCGCCTGGAACGCGCCGGCCGCGGCGCTCTTCACCGGCTGGCTCGATGCCGGCCACGACCGCAACCTGCTGCGCTTCACGTTCACCTCGTCCGCCGCGCGCACGCTGATCGTCGACTGGGACGCGCGCGCGCGCCGGCTCGTGGCCGAATTTCGCGCCGACTCGATCCGCCACCTGAACGACGCGCCGACCCGCGCGCTGATCGACGCGCTGATCGCCGACAGCGAGGCGTTCGCGCATTACTGGGCCTCGCAGGACGTGGTCGAGCGCGAGGGCGGCGAGCGCGCCTTCGACCATCCGCGCGACGGCCGCGTGATCTACCAGCAGACCACGCTGAAGCCGGCCCATCGCGAGGACCTGAAGTTCGTGGTGCTGGTGCCGAACGGCGCGGCCGGCACCAGCACCACGAGCGCGGAACCGCGCTGA
- the hemDX gene encoding fused uroporphyrinogen-III synthase HemD/membrane protein HemX → MAAARAFTAVLTKPEGQSAALAAQLAAAGIDSLDFPLIDIAPAADFGPLDAALARLDAYALVVFVSPNAIDRALARFGAIWPHSLPVGVVGPGSVAALARHGIAAPAHRVIAPGGADAADGLPETGTGAGPDGGEPRYDSESLYAQIERAFGASHPVDPGTRPADQVADDAAGARASDGVALDRRDDGATREAGVDSDAAQHFSASSAAPGSPGSREPESAAHPAPDSDPASGRPDAAAPPPAVAAGPLAGKRVLIVRGDGGREWLATRLREAGAEVELVAAYRRIVPEPSIGAWERVHALLGGAPHAWLVTSSEGVRNLHELAIDHLTAVEIEALQHAPLVAPHPRIADTARALGFDTITQSGAGDERIVRAFRTLADTAAHAAQAASVPSRMTDTNDSSKATSAGTGSAPARPAAPPPNPPFTPFEAQGPKRRGGAAGVLLWCVVVVLACGAGAGGYVLNRKIEELDRITAQRQKTLDAAAAAARRQAEQALVYSHQVDGQISQFAGKLADAQAQQQALQQQYQDLSRNRDAWLLDQVEQTLSGASQQLQLTGDTQLALVALQNADAQLATSQGAQAIAVRKALAQDIDKLKAAPPVDLTGLAIKLDDAIGRIDALPLAGEAPIGRAVPRAAHPADAAQQAAATGQPRWKIWWHDLSTGVAAQLTSLVQVRRIDNADAMLTSPEQGYFVRENVKLRLLTARLSLLARNDAAMKSDLHAAQAALGRYFDASSKDTRTVQDLLKQVDAASLSVAVPNLNTSLSAIQQFKSRG, encoded by the coding sequence ATGGCCGCCGCCCGCGCGTTCACGGCGGTGCTGACGAAGCCCGAAGGGCAATCGGCGGCGCTCGCCGCGCAACTCGCGGCGGCCGGCATCGACAGCCTCGACTTCCCGCTGATCGACATCGCGCCCGCGGCGGACTTCGGCCCGCTCGACGCGGCGCTCGCGCGCCTCGATGCCTATGCGCTGGTGGTGTTCGTCTCGCCGAACGCGATCGACCGCGCGCTCGCGCGCTTCGGCGCGATCTGGCCGCACTCGCTGCCGGTGGGCGTGGTCGGGCCGGGCAGCGTGGCGGCGCTGGCGCGGCACGGCATCGCGGCGCCCGCGCATCGCGTGATCGCGCCGGGCGGCGCGGATGCGGCCGACGGCTTGCCGGAGACGGGCACGGGCGCCGGGCCGGACGGCGGCGAGCCTCGCTACGATTCCGAAAGCCTTTACGCACAGATCGAGCGCGCGTTCGGTGCGAGCCACCCGGTCGATCCGGGCACGCGGCCGGCCGATCAGGTGGCTGATGACGCGGCCGGCGCCAGGGCGAGCGACGGCGTGGCCCTCGATCGCCGCGACGACGGCGCCACGCGGGAAGCGGGCGTCGATTCGGACGCGGCGCAGCATTTCTCCGCTTCCTCCGCCGCACCGGGTTCGCCCGGGTCGCGCGAGCCCGAGTCCGCGGCGCATCCGGCCCCCGATTCTGATCCCGCTTCCGGCCGTCCCGACGCCGCCGCGCCGCCGCCCGCCGTGGCCGCCGGCCCGCTCGCCGGCAAACGCGTGCTGATCGTGCGCGGCGACGGCGGCCGCGAATGGCTCGCCACGCGGCTGCGCGAGGCCGGCGCCGAGGTCGAGCTGGTGGCTGCCTATCGCCGGATCGTGCCGGAACCGTCGATCGGCGCCTGGGAGCGCGTCCACGCGCTGCTGGGCGGCGCGCCGCATGCGTGGCTGGTGACGAGTTCGGAGGGCGTGCGCAACCTGCACGAACTCGCGATCGACCACCTGACCGCGGTCGAGATCGAGGCGCTGCAGCACGCGCCGCTGGTCGCGCCCCATCCGCGCATCGCCGATACGGCGCGGGCATTGGGTTTTGATACGATTACGCAGTCCGGCGCGGGCGACGAACGGATCGTCCGCGCATTCAGAACGTTGGCCGACACGGCCGCTCACGCGGCGCAAGCCGCCTCGGTACCCTCTCGCATGACAGACACCAACGATTCCAGCAAGGCGACTTCCGCGGGCACCGGCAGTGCGCCCGCGCGGCCCGCGGCGCCGCCGCCCAATCCCCCGTTCACGCCGTTCGAGGCACAGGGCCCGAAACGCCGCGGCGGCGCGGCCGGCGTGCTGCTCTGGTGCGTGGTGGTGGTGCTCGCCTGTGGCGCGGGCGCCGGCGGCTACGTGCTGAACCGCAAGATCGAAGAGCTCGACCGGATCACGGCGCAGCGCCAGAAGACGCTCGACGCGGCCGCCGCCGCGGCGCGGCGCCAGGCCGAACAGGCGCTCGTCTACAGCCATCAGGTGGACGGCCAGATCTCGCAGTTCGCCGGCAAGCTCGCCGACGCGCAGGCGCAGCAGCAGGCGTTGCAGCAGCAATACCAGGACCTGTCGCGCAACCGCGACGCCTGGCTGCTCGACCAGGTCGAGCAGACGCTGTCGGGCGCGAGCCAGCAGCTGCAGCTCACGGGCGACACGCAGCTCGCGCTGGTCGCGCTGCAGAACGCCGACGCGCAGCTCGCCACCTCGCAAGGCGCGCAGGCGATCGCGGTACGCAAGGCGCTCGCGCAGGACATCGACAAGCTCAAGGCCGCGCCGCCGGTCGACCTGACCGGTCTGGCCATCAAGCTCGACGACGCGATCGGCCGCATCGACGCGCTGCCGCTCGCGGGCGAGGCGCCGATCGGCCGCGCGGTGCCGCGCGCCGCCCATCCGGCCGACGCCGCGCAGCAGGCTGCCGCCACCGGCCAGCCGCGCTGGAAGATCTGGTGGCACGACCTGTCCACCGGTGTCGCCGCGCAGCTCACGAGCCTCGTGCAGGTACGCCGCATCGATAACGCGGATGCGATGCTGACCTCGCCCGAGCAGGGCTACTTCGTGCGCGAGAACGTCAAGCTGCGCCTGCTCACGGCGCGGCTCTCGCTGCTCGCGCGCAACGACGCGGCGATGAAGTCCGATCTGCACGCGGCGCAGGCCGCGCTCGGCCGCTATTTCGACGCCTCGTCGAAGGACACGCGCACGGTGCAGGACCTGCTGAAGCAGGTCGATGCGGCGTCGCTGTCGGTCGCGGTGCCGAATCTGAACACGAGCCTCTCCGCGATCCAACAGTTCAAGAGCCGGGGGTGA
- the ppc gene encoding phosphoenolpyruvate carboxylase: MKSSGSARAARRNAASSNVTAPATTDAPARQRGTTTAAQPAAKTATTKKPAKPAANGAATTIANGTATPAGKPAKPAKTPARSGGADPADRLKPKANGRTRDDKDQPLFEDIRYLGRLLGDVVREQEGDAVFEVVETIRQHAVKFRREDDREAAQALDKMLRKLTPEQTVSVVRAFSYFSHLANIAEDRHHNRRRRIHALAGSTPQAGTVAYALQTLKAAGDASAEVIRRFFDEALIVPVLTAHPTEVQRKSILDAQHDIARLLAERDQELTTRERSHNDALLRARVASLWQTRMLRDARLTVGDEIDNALSYYRATFLDELPALYADIEEALAEHGLDTRVPAFFQMGSWIGGDRDGNPNVTAATLEEAIHRQGTVILEHYLEQVHKLGAELSVSDLLVGASDEVKALAAASPDQSPHRVDEPYRRALIGIYTRIAASARVRLGEGVVAVRSAGRGAPPVRATPYPDAEAFARDLRVLHESLVAHHGALLATPRLAPLVRAAETFGFHLASIDLRQSSDIHEAVIAELFARAGVEADYAALPEAGKLRVLLAALADPRPLRIPYVDYSELANSELGVLEKAREVRARFGPRAVRNYIISHTETVSDLVEVLLLQKETGLLDGTFGAGPADAKHSLMVIPLFETIADLRNAPEIMGEYFALPGAAALVARQGGEQEVMLGYSDSNKDGGFLTSNWELYRAELALVELFRSHGTKLRLFHGRGGTVGRGGGPTYEAILSQPPGTVNGQIRLTEQGEVIASKFSNPEIGRRNLETVVAATLEASLLPRNNAPAQLPAFEAAVQTLSDAAIATYRALVYETPGFTDYFFSSTPISEIAELNIGSRPASRKLQDPKHRRIEDLRAIPWGFSWGQCRLLLTGWYGFGSAFAAYLDGAANDAERAKRLALLQKMNRTWPFFSHLLSNMDMVLSKVDLAMASRYAELVADKKLRKQVFGRIVAEWERTTAALAAITGHEARLATNPLLARSIKNRFPYLDPLNHLQVELIKRHRAGDTNARVRRGIHLTINGIAAGLRNTG; encoded by the coding sequence GTGAAGTCCTCCGGATCGGCGCGCGCTGCGCGCCGCAATGCTGCCTCGTCCAACGTCACCGCGCCGGCCACGACCGACGCCCCCGCGCGCCAGCGCGGCACGACCACGGCCGCCCAACCCGCCGCCAAGACGGCAACGACGAAGAAACCGGCAAAACCGGCCGCCAACGGCGCCGCGACGACCATCGCCAACGGCACGGCCACGCCGGCCGGCAAGCCCGCCAAGCCCGCGAAGACGCCGGCGCGAAGCGGCGGCGCGGACCCGGCCGACCGGCTCAAGCCGAAAGCGAACGGCCGCACGCGCGACGACAAGGACCAGCCGCTGTTCGAGGACATCCGCTATCTGGGACGCCTGCTCGGCGACGTGGTGCGCGAGCAGGAAGGCGACGCCGTGTTCGAGGTGGTCGAGACGATCCGCCAGCACGCCGTGAAATTCCGCCGCGAGGACGATCGCGAGGCCGCGCAGGCGCTCGACAAGATGCTGCGCAAGCTCACGCCCGAGCAGACCGTGAGCGTGGTGCGCGCGTTCAGCTACTTCTCGCATCTGGCCAACATCGCCGAGGACCGCCATCACAACCGCCGCCGCCGGATCCACGCGCTGGCCGGCTCGACGCCGCAGGCCGGCACCGTGGCCTACGCGCTGCAGACGCTCAAGGCGGCCGGCGACGCGTCGGCCGAGGTGATCCGCCGCTTCTTCGACGAAGCGCTGATCGTGCCGGTGCTGACCGCGCACCCCACCGAAGTGCAGCGCAAGAGCATCCTCGATGCCCAGCACGACATCGCGCGGCTGCTCGCCGAGCGCGACCAGGAGCTGACCACGCGCGAACGCTCACACAATGACGCGCTGCTGCGCGCGCGGGTGGCCTCGCTGTGGCAGACCCGCATGCTGCGCGATGCGCGCCTCACGGTGGGCGACGAGATCGACAACGCGCTGTCCTACTATCGCGCGACCTTTCTCGACGAGCTGCCGGCGCTCTACGCCGACATCGAGGAAGCGCTCGCCGAACACGGCCTGGACACGCGCGTGCCGGCCTTCTTCCAGATGGGCAGCTGGATCGGCGGCGACCGCGACGGCAATCCGAACGTCACGGCCGCCACGCTCGAGGAAGCGATCCACCGCCAGGGCACCGTGATCCTCGAACACTATCTGGAGCAGGTCCACAAGCTCGGCGCCGAGCTGTCGGTGTCGGACCTGCTGGTGGGCGCGAGCGACGAGGTCAAGGCGCTCGCGGCGGCCTCGCCGGACCAGTCGCCGCATCGCGTCGACGAGCCGTACCGCCGCGCGCTGATCGGCATCTACACGCGCATCGCCGCGAGCGCGCGCGTGCGGCTCGGCGAGGGCGTGGTGGCGGTGCGCAGCGCCGGGCGCGGCGCGCCGCCGGTGCGCGCGACGCCGTATCCGGATGCCGAGGCGTTCGCGCGCGACCTGCGCGTGCTGCACGAGTCGCTCGTCGCCCATCACGGCGCGCTGCTCGCGACGCCGCGCCTCGCGCCGCTGGTGCGCGCGGCCGAGACGTTCGGCTTCCATCTCGCCAGCATCGACCTGCGCCAGAGTTCGGACATCCACGAGGCCGTGATCGCCGAGCTGTTCGCGCGCGCCGGCGTCGAGGCCGACTACGCGGCGCTGCCCGAAGCCGGCAAGCTGCGCGTGCTGCTCGCCGCGCTGGCCGATCCGCGCCCGCTGCGGATTCCCTACGTCGACTACTCCGAACTCGCGAACAGCGAACTCGGCGTGCTCGAGAAGGCCCGCGAGGTGCGCGCGCGCTTCGGTCCGCGCGCGGTGCGCAACTACATCATCTCGCATACCGAGACGGTCTCCGATCTGGTCGAGGTGCTGCTGCTGCAGAAGGAAACCGGCCTGCTCGACGGCACGTTCGGTGCCGGCCCGGCCGACGCGAAGCATTCGCTGATGGTGATCCCGCTGTTCGAGACGATCGCCGACCTGCGCAACGCGCCCGAGATCATGGGCGAGTACTTCGCGCTGCCGGGCGCCGCGGCGCTCGTCGCGCGCCAGGGCGGCGAGCAGGAGGTGATGCTCGGCTATTCGGACAGCAACAAGGACGGCGGCTTCCTGACCTCGAACTGGGAGCTGTACCGCGCCGAGCTCGCGCTGGTCGAGCTGTTCCGCTCGCACGGCACCAAGCTGCGCCTGTTCCACGGCCGCGGCGGCACGGTCGGCCGCGGCGGCGGTCCGACCTACGAGGCGATCCTCTCGCAGCCGCCCGGCACCGTGAACGGCCAGATCCGCCTGACCGAGCAGGGCGAGGTGATCGCGAGCAAGTTCTCGAATCCCGAGATCGGCCGCCGCAACCTCGAAACGGTGGTCGCCGCGACGCTCGAAGCCTCGCTGCTGCCGCGCAACAACGCGCCCGCGCAGTTGCCCGCGTTCGAGGCCGCCGTGCAGACGCTGTCGGACGCGGCGATCGCCACCTATCGCGCGCTCGTCTACGAGACGCCCGGCTTCACCGACTACTTCTTCTCGTCGACGCCGATCAGCGAGATCGCCGAGCTGAACATCGGCAGCCGGCCCGCCTCGCGCAAGCTGCAAGATCCGAAGCACCGCCGGATCGAGGATCTGCGCGCGATTCCGTGGGGCTTCTCGTGGGGCCAGTGCCGGCTGCTGCTGACGGGCTGGTACGGCTTCGGCAGCGCGTTCGCGGCCTACCTCGACGGTGCCGCCAACGACGCCGAGCGCGCCAAACGCCTCGCGCTGCTGCAGAAGATGAACCGCACCTGGCCGTTCTTCTCGCACCTGCTCTCGAACATGGACATGGTGCTCTCGAAGGTCGACCTGGCGATGGCCTCGCGCTACGCGGAACTCGTCGCCGACAAGAAGCTGCGCAAGCAGGTGTTCGGCCGCATCGTCGCCGAATGGGAACGCACCACGGCCGCGCTCGCCGCGATCACCGGCCACGAGGCGCGGCTCGCCACCAACCCGCTGCTCGCGCGTTCGATCAAGAACCGCTTCCCGTACCTCGATCCGCTGAACCACCTGCAGGTCGAGCTGATCAAGCGCCACCGCGCCGGCGACACCAACGCGCGCGTGCGGCGCGGGATCCATCTGACCATCAACGGGATCGCCGCCGGCCTGCGCAACACCGGCTGA
- a CDS encoding heme biosynthesis protein HemY — protein MTLRGILWLAVLFAVAVALATVGRFDGGQVLIVYPPYRVDVSLNLFIVAIVVLFIVIYALLRIVRNVWRMPQRVAAYRARMRHEKAHASLRDAIANLYAGRFSRAEKAARDALAVDANQGAAGLVGAVAAHRMHEYARRDEWLAKVDANEWQEARLLATADMRAEARDAEGALAALAEMQQSGGKRIHAQQVALRAQQQLKNWAEVLKLAKALEKREALHPAAAVRMRQQAAEHLLRDRRHDADALLEVWQSLSATERQSPRLADLAAELLVALDRQPEARRIVEDALAHHWDARLLRRYPDTASADALPLIQKAEGWRRDHADDADLLVALGRLCEKQQLWGKAQSFLEAALKLSDNDALKVRAHRALASLFEHLGEPDKAARHYRESALATHLA, from the coding sequence ATGACGCTGCGAGGAATCCTCTGGCTGGCCGTGCTGTTCGCCGTCGCCGTGGCGCTCGCCACGGTCGGCCGCTTCGACGGCGGCCAGGTGCTGATCGTCTATCCGCCGTATCGAGTGGACGTGTCGCTGAACCTGTTCATCGTCGCGATCGTGGTGCTGTTCATCGTGATCTACGCGCTGCTGCGCATCGTGCGCAACGTCTGGCGCATGCCGCAGCGGGTGGCCGCCTATCGCGCGCGGATGCGCCACGAGAAGGCGCATGCCTCGCTGCGCGACGCGATCGCGAACCTCTACGCGGGCCGCTTCTCGCGTGCCGAGAAGGCCGCGCGCGACGCGCTCGCGGTCGATGCGAACCAGGGCGCGGCGGGCCTCGTCGGCGCGGTGGCCGCGCATCGCATGCACGAATACGCGCGCCGCGACGAGTGGCTCGCGAAGGTCGATGCCAACGAGTGGCAGGAAGCGCGGCTGCTCGCGACGGCCGACATGCGCGCCGAGGCGCGCGACGCCGAGGGTGCGCTGGCCGCGCTCGCCGAGATGCAGCAGTCGGGCGGCAAGCGCATCCACGCGCAGCAGGTCGCGCTGCGCGCGCAGCAGCAGTTGAAGAACTGGGCCGAGGTGCTGAAGCTCGCCAAGGCGCTCGAAAAGCGCGAGGCGCTGCATCCGGCCGCGGCGGTGCGCATGCGCCAGCAGGCGGCCGAGCATCTGCTGCGCGACCGCCGCCACGACGCGGACGCGCTGCTGGAGGTGTGGCAGTCGCTGTCGGCGACCGAGCGGCAGTCGCCGCGCCTGGCCGACCTGGCCGCCGAGCTGCTGGTCGCGCTCGATCGCCAGCCCGAGGCGCGCCGCATCGTCGAGGACGCGCTCGCGCACCACTGGGACGCGCGCCTGCTGCGCCGCTATCCCGACACCGCGAGCGCCGATGCGCTGCCGCTGATCCAGAAGGCCGAGGGCTGGCGGCGCGATCACGCCGACGACGCCGACCTGCTGGTGGCGCTCGGCCGGCTTTGCGAGAAGCAGCAGCTGTGGGGCAAGGCGCAGTCGTTCCTGGAAGCGGCGCTGAAGCTCTCCGACAACGATGCGCTGAAGGTGCGCGCGCATCGCGCGCTGGCGAGCCTGTTCGAGCATCTCGGCGAACCGGACAAGGCGGCGCGCCACTACCGCGAAAGCGCGCTGGCGACGCACCTCGCCTAG
- the hemC gene encoding hydroxymethylbilane synthase has translation MNSETLTADVPATLTIASRESRLAMWQAEHVRDALRKLYPACDVKILGMTTRGDQILDRTLSKVGGKGLFVKELEAALADGRADLAVHSLKDVPMSLPEGFALTAVMSREDPRDAFVSNDYASLDELPTGSIVGTSSLRREAMLRARYLDIDVRPLRGNLDTRLAKLDRGDYAAIILAAAGLKRLGLDARIRSLIEVETSPPAAGQGALGIEIAAARVDVARWLAPLHDPATALACEAERMVSRTLGGSCEVPLAAHAVWDGDELQLTGRVSNPSGTRVLNARARAAVATPDAALALGRQVADELARQGAFEIVEALLGGRT, from the coding sequence ATGAATTCCGAGACTCTTACGGCCGACGTTCCGGCGACGCTCACGATCGCTTCGCGGGAGAGCCGCCTCGCGATGTGGCAGGCTGAACATGTGCGTGACGCGCTGCGCAAATTATATCCAGCTTGCGACGTGAAAATCCTCGGAATGACGACCCGAGGTGACCAGATCCTCGATCGCACGCTCTCGAAGGTCGGCGGCAAGGGCCTGTTCGTGAAGGAGCTCGAGGCCGCGCTGGCCGACGGCCGCGCCGATCTCGCCGTCCATTCGCTGAAGGACGTGCCGATGTCGCTGCCCGAGGGCTTCGCGCTCACGGCCGTGATGAGCCGCGAGGACCCGCGCGACGCGTTCGTGTCGAACGATTACGCGTCGCTCGACGAGCTGCCCACCGGCTCGATCGTCGGCACTTCCAGCCTGCGTCGCGAGGCGATGTTGCGCGCGCGCTATCTCGATATCGACGTGCGGCCGCTGCGCGGCAACCTCGACACGCGTCTGGCCAAGCTCGACCGCGGCGACTACGCGGCCATCATCCTCGCCGCGGCGGGGCTCAAGCGGCTCGGGCTCGATGCACGGATCCGCTCGCTGATCGAGGTCGAGACGAGCCCGCCGGCGGCCGGGCAGGGCGCGCTCGGCATCGAGATCGCGGCGGCGCGCGTCGACGTCGCGCGCTGGCTCGCGCCGCTGCACGACCCGGCCACGGCGCTCGCCTGCGAGGCCGAGCGGATGGTCTCGCGCACGCTCGGTGGCAGCTGCGAGGTGCCGCTCGCCGCGCACGCGGTGTGGGACGGCGACGAACTGCAGCTGACGGGCCGCGTGTCGAATCCGAGCGGCACGCGCGTGCTGAACGCGCGCGCGCGCGCGGCCGTCGCGACGCCCGACGCGGCGCTCGCGCTGGGCCGGCAGGTGGCCGACGAGCTGGCGCGGCAAGGGGCCTTCGAGATCGTCGAGGCGCTGCTCGGAGGCCGGACCTGA
- a CDS encoding MFS transporter has product MASTVTADPGQPSAFEAATYRKVTWRLAPLLMLCYVVAYLDRVNVGFAKLQMAADLNLSDTVYGLGAGIFFFGYFLFEVPSNIILHRVGARVWIARIMITWGLISALMMFVTTPAMFYVMRFLLGVAEAGFFPGVILYLTYWYPAHRRGRMTTFFMTAIAISGVVGGPVSGYILKHFHGANGWHGWQWLFLLEGIPSILVGLLVLLRLEDRIARAAWLSDDEKALLMRNVADEEALKDDPSVARVLASPRVWLMALIYFSFVMGLYGVGFWLPTIIKSTGVTDAFTIGLLSAIPYAAAVIGMILIARSADRHRERRWHLAFPAALGALGLLLSVMWADQTALAMVGLTLATIGILTTLPLFWSLPTAFLGGTAAAAGIALVNSIGNLAGFLSPYMIGWLKTVTGSNAPGMLMLAAFCVLGGLLALSVPKALVNR; this is encoded by the coding sequence ATGGCGAGCACCGTAACGGCCGATCCCGGCCAGCCGTCCGCGTTCGAGGCGGCCACCTACCGCAAGGTCACCTGGCGGCTCGCGCCGCTGCTGATGCTCTGCTACGTGGTGGCCTATCTCGACCGCGTCAACGTCGGCTTCGCGAAGCTGCAGATGGCCGCCGACCTGAACCTGTCCGACACCGTCTACGGGCTCGGCGCCGGCATCTTCTTCTTCGGCTATTTCCTGTTCGAGGTGCCGAGCAACATCATCCTGCACCGCGTGGGCGCGCGAGTCTGGATCGCGCGGATCATGATCACCTGGGGTTTGATCTCGGCGCTGATGATGTTCGTCACCACGCCGGCGATGTTCTACGTGATGCGCTTCCTGCTGGGGGTGGCCGAGGCCGGCTTCTTTCCCGGCGTGATCCTCTACCTGACCTACTGGTATCCGGCGCACCGGCGCGGGCGCATGACCACCTTCTTCATGACCGCGATCGCGATCTCGGGCGTGGTGGGCGGGCCGGTGTCGGGCTACATCCTGAAGCACTTCCACGGCGCGAACGGCTGGCACGGCTGGCAGTGGCTGTTCCTGCTGGAAGGGATTCCGTCGATCCTGGTCGGGCTGCTGGTGCTGCTCCGGCTCGAGGATCGCATCGCCCGCGCGGCCTGGCTCAGCGACGACGAGAAGGCGCTGCTGATGCGCAACGTGGCCGACGAGGAAGCGCTCAAGGACGACCCGTCGGTAGCGCGCGTGCTGGCGAGCCCGCGCGTCTGGCTGATGGCGCTGATCTATTTCTCGTTCGTGATGGGCCTGTACGGCGTGGGCTTCTGGCTGCCCACCATCATCAAGTCGACCGGCGTGACCGACGCGTTCACGATCGGCCTGCTCTCGGCGATTCCCTATGCGGCGGCCGTGATCGGCATGATCCTGATCGCGCGCAGCGCCGACCGCCATCGCGAGCGTCGCTGGCACCTCGCGTTCCCCGCCGCGCTCGGCGCGCTCGGGCTGCTGCTGTCGGTGATGTGGGCGGACCAGACCGCGCTCGCGATGGTGGGCCTCACGCTCGCGACGATCGGCATCCTGACCACGCTGCCGCTGTTCTGGAGCCTGCCCACCGCGTTCCTCGGCGGCACCGCGGCCGCGGCCGGCATCGCGCTGGTCAACTCGATCGGCAACCTGGCCGGCTTCCTGAGCCCCTACATGATCGGCTGGCTCAAGACCGTGACCGGCTCGAACGCACCCGGGATGCTGATGCTGGCCGCATTCTGCGTGCTGGGCGGCCTGCTCGCGCTGTCGGTGCCGAAGGCGCTCGTCAACCGCTAG